Proteins from a single region of Bacillota bacterium:
- a CDS encoding integrase, whose protein sequence is MSASHRRGLVMEVKRFLDDLEEWGWEQAPRRRLLFAQDIPKLSSFLPRYLPPEQDEALCRAFLTLEDPFKRCGLLILRHTGLRMGELLALELDCVHEVPGKGAWLKVPLGKLRTERMVPLAPGTLDLVDEAIQHRGR, encoded by the coding sequence GTGAGCGCTTCCCACCGGCGCGGCCTGGTGATGGAGGTCAAGCGCTTTCTCGATGACCTGGAAGAGTGGGGCTGGGAACAAGCGCCCCGGCGGCGACTGCTGTTTGCCCAGGACATCCCCAAACTCTCCTCCTTCTTGCCCCGCTATCTTCCCCCAGAACAGGATGAAGCCCTGTGTCGTGCCTTCTTGACCCTGGAGGATCCCTTCAAGCGTTGCGGTCTACTTATCTTGCGTCATACCGGGCTACGTATGGGGGAACTCCTCGCTCTGGAACTGGACTGCGTACATGAAGTGCCGGGCAAAGGGGCTTGGCTCAAAGTGCCGCTGGGCAAACTGCGGACCGAGCGGATGGTGCCGCTGGCACCGGGTACCCTCGACCTGGTTGACGAGGCAATACAGCACCGGGGACGG